A genomic region of Deinococcus metalli contains the following coding sequences:
- the arsN2 gene encoding arsenic resistance N-acetyltransferase ArsN2 translates to MLIRSAELGDLLAISALLSDLGLPSAGIEEHLSGMRVTEKDGVVALAGLETHGTVGLLRSVAVTPGEQGQGLAARLVREVLDAARQQHLDAVYLLTTTAETYFPRFGFTPVPRSAAPAALLASREFQDACPATATLMRLPLKEPTMTRTIPGLTDQTSTAALTGALRAPSQRPLEFWLQGRLLIGPGYHVTEVKAVSIEAMDCGGQAASWRETVIQLMDGSAQEAVAGFMTTRKFLAIYDRVTRRIPVRDEAEVRFEYGNATTPAMQYHVSHIEAQDARVIVHLRTPGVQCKAGDACGEPAATAQGGSCAPASSCCTPVAADLITLG, encoded by the coding sequence ATGCTGATCCGCAGCGCTGAACTTGGCGATCTCCTCGCCATCTCCGCCCTGCTGTCGGATCTCGGCCTCCCTTCAGCCGGCATTGAGGAGCATTTGAGCGGGATGCGGGTCACTGAGAAGGACGGCGTGGTGGCACTGGCTGGTCTGGAGACGCACGGCACCGTGGGCCTGCTGCGGTCAGTTGCGGTGACTCCTGGCGAGCAGGGGCAGGGCCTTGCCGCGCGGCTCGTGCGTGAAGTTCTGGACGCCGCACGCCAGCAGCACCTGGACGCCGTCTACCTGCTGACCACGACCGCCGAGACCTACTTCCCGCGCTTCGGCTTCACGCCCGTCCCCCGCTCCGCGGCCCCGGCCGCCCTGCTCGCGTCCCGCGAGTTTCAGGATGCGTGCCCCGCCACCGCCACCCTGATGCGCCTCCCCCTCAAGGAGCCCACCATGACCCGGACCATCCCCGGCCTTACCGACCAGACCTCGACCGCCGCGCTCACAGGCGCCCTGCGCGCTCCGTCGCAGCGCCCCCTGGAGTTCTGGTTGCAGGGCCGGCTGCTGATCGGCCCTGGCTACCACGTGACCGAGGTCAAGGCCGTGAGCATCGAGGCGATGGACTGCGGGGGCCAGGCCGCGAGCTGGCGTGAGACCGTCATCCAGCTCATGGATGGCAGCGCCCAGGAAGCCGTGGCCGGCTTCATGACCACCCGGAAGTTCTTGGCCATCTACGACCGTGTCACCCGCCGCATTCCAGTTCGGGACGAGGCCGAGGTGCGCTTCGAGTACGGAAACGCAACCACGCCTGCCATGCAGTACCACGTCAGCCACATTGAGGCGCAGGACGCGCGGGTGATCGTGCACCTGCGGACGCCGGGTGTGCAGTGCAAGGCTGGGGACGCCTGCGGGGAGCCGGCGGCCACGGCCCAGGGTGGCAGTTGTGCGCCGGCCAGCAGTTGCTGCACGCCAGTGGCGGCTGACCTCATCACGCTGGGCTGA
- a CDS encoding LysR family transcriptional regulator has product MELRHLHVFVAVAETGNFTRAAERVNLSQPALTHRIQQLEDEIGAPLFERTSRGARLTPAGESLLPDARRVLADAKDSVRRAQQAAGLRDGVLRVGFDFVEFGSVGLMPSLLGAFRERFPEAEVRLETKSEDDLERALLDDRLDIAFLLGPPERTELRFWPLLQGEYALLLPATHPLTVHDTVPRGALASVRVLVPRLRARDDAALLTGLGTAKPSPHVVSTGAEIAAMTGLVAAGVGVAVLPSGLLTARSGGGTVVRALDGPPLPWVFGMAWRAEQPTPMAHLALRQLRQIGPKPTVI; this is encoded by the coding sequence GTGGAACTCCGGCACCTGCACGTCTTCGTCGCCGTCGCGGAGACCGGCAACTTCACCCGCGCGGCCGAGCGCGTGAATCTGTCCCAACCCGCCCTGACCCACCGCATCCAGCAACTCGAGGACGAGATCGGCGCGCCCCTGTTCGAGCGCACCTCACGCGGGGCCAGACTCACGCCCGCGGGCGAATCCCTGCTGCCCGACGCGCGTCGGGTGCTCGCGGACGCCAAAGACAGCGTGCGGCGGGCCCAGCAGGCCGCGGGGCTGAGGGACGGGGTGCTGCGGGTGGGCTTCGACTTCGTGGAATTCGGCAGCGTGGGGCTCATGCCGTCGCTGCTGGGGGCCTTCCGCGAGCGGTTTCCAGAGGCGGAGGTGCGGCTGGAGACGAAAAGCGAGGACGATCTGGAGCGCGCGCTTCTGGACGACCGCCTGGACATCGCGTTTTTACTGGGACCGCCCGAGCGCACTGAGCTGCGCTTCTGGCCCCTGCTGCAGGGGGAGTACGCCCTGCTCCTGCCCGCCACACACCCGCTCACAGTTCACGACACCGTGCCTCGCGGCGCTCTGGCCTCGGTTCGCGTGCTCGTCCCCCGGTTGCGGGCGCGGGATGACGCCGCCCTCCTGACCGGCCTGGGCACAGCGAAACCCAGCCCTCACGTGGTGTCCACAGGGGCGGAGATCGCAGCGATGACGGGGCTGGTCGCCGCGGGAGTAGGGGTGGCGGTGTTGCCGTCGGGCCTGCTCACAGCCCGCTCGGGAGGCGGGACGGTGGTCCGGGCGCTGGATGGACCGCCGCTGCCCTGGGTGTTCGGGATGGCGTGGCGGGCAGAGCAGCCGACGCCGATGGCCCACCTGGCCCTGCGGCAGCTTCGGCAGATAGGTCCGAAGCCGACCGTGATCTGA
- a CDS encoding carbohydrate ABC transporter permease, producing MTTTHPRAPGGRRGLHDNHPLVPYLFLLPHAVFFLVFLVYPIVFGLYISVHRWDPLSDTQPFVGAEFYLNLFRDTPQRDFFWRTLINTLLFTAISVPLLVATALGLAQLLFRPIALRTVFRSIFFMPGILSVSVMGILWRWMFENQSGLVNNVLGALGHPTIPFLTTDGWAWVPITVGTVWWTIGFNMTLYLAAMGNIPTSVYEAAELDGASGAQKFRFITVPLLQPTTLFVVVTTVLASLQLFGQPQVITAGGPARGTQSVIMYITEEAFSNNQFSSATAMSFVFGLLMLVFTAIQFRTMARDIRGGDRT from the coding sequence ATGACGACCACCCACCCCCGCGCTCCGGGCGGCCGGCGGGGCCTGCACGACAACCACCCGCTGGTGCCGTACCTGTTCCTGCTCCCGCACGCCGTCTTCTTCCTGGTGTTCCTGGTGTACCCGATCGTGTTCGGGCTCTACATCAGCGTGCACCGCTGGGATCCGCTGTCGGACACCCAGCCCTTCGTGGGGGCCGAGTTCTACCTGAACCTCTTCCGGGACACCCCGCAGCGCGACTTCTTCTGGCGCACGCTGATCAACACGCTCCTGTTCACGGCGATCAGCGTGCCGCTCCTGGTGGCGACCGCGCTGGGGCTGGCGCAGCTCCTGTTCCGGCCCATTGCGCTGCGCACGGTGTTCCGCTCGATCTTCTTCATGCCCGGCATCCTCAGCGTCTCGGTGATGGGCATCCTGTGGCGGTGGATGTTCGAGAACCAGAGCGGCCTGGTGAACAACGTCCTGGGCGCGCTGGGGCACCCGACCATTCCCTTCCTGACCACCGACGGCTGGGCCTGGGTGCCGATCACCGTGGGCACCGTGTGGTGGACGATCGGTTTCAACATGACCCTGTACCTGGCCGCCATGGGGAACATCCCGACCTCGGTGTACGAGGCGGCGGAACTCGACGGCGCGAGCGGTGCCCAGAAGTTCCGCTTCATCACCGTGCCGCTGCTGCAGCCCACCACGCTGTTCGTGGTCGTGACGACGGTGCTGGCCTCGCTGCAGCTCTTCGGGCAGCCGCAGGTGATCACCGCGGGAGGCCCGGCGCGCGGCACCCAGAGCGTGATCATGTACATCACCGAGGAAGCCTTCAGCAACAACCAGTTCTCGTCGGCCACAGCGATGAGTTTCGTGTTCGGCCTGCTGATGCTGGTGTTCACCGCCATCCAGTTCCGCACCATGGCGCGGGACATCCGGGGCGGTGACCGGACATGA
- a CDS encoding family 1 glycosylhydrolase, which yields MSRPDFFWAVGIENTVNPALGWDQYAWTAHRERWEDDLRLAAGVGVTHLRYGLPWPDLHPAPGTFDWTWADRVVALLRDLDLEPIWDLLHFGTPAWLPGGLRDPGYPAAVTAYARAFCERYPDITRITPFNEPYIWSFFSGGNGTWPPHGQGVQEFARSLWPVLTGLRESIQAIRAANPRAEIWLNDGADRFRATAPELTPLAAELTEWRYVAFDVLCGRLEPHTALYAALAEVAGPGALEAVLGEPTPPDVIGLDYYPGSEHVILPPEAPAHPGDWGRRGDYHLYPDPQPPGLARTLLEYHARYGLPLYVAETSTDTQREAWLRWLGSEILSARRQGAAVLGATWWPLFDHVDWHTGLTRLEGQVCPSGLYHLTPAIHDRQPDPVLPFFREFIRQPLVPASEPAPVPQDALPFLSRADAPRSSS from the coding sequence ATGAGCAGGCCCGACTTCTTCTGGGCCGTGGGGATCGAGAACACCGTGAATCCGGCGCTGGGCTGGGATCAGTACGCCTGGACGGCCCACCGGGAGCGCTGGGAGGACGACCTGCGCCTCGCCGCCGGTGTGGGCGTGACCCACCTGCGCTACGGTCTGCCGTGGCCCGATCTCCATCCGGCTCCCGGCACCTTCGACTGGACCTGGGCCGATCGGGTCGTCGCCCTGCTGCGCGACCTCGACCTCGAGCCGATCTGGGATCTGCTGCACTTCGGCACGCCCGCGTGGCTGCCCGGTGGGCTGCGGGATCCCGGGTATCCGGCCGCCGTGACGGCGTATGCCCGCGCGTTCTGCGAGCGCTATCCGGACATCACCAGGATCACGCCCTTCAACGAGCCGTACATCTGGTCGTTCTTTTCTGGCGGCAACGGCACCTGGCCTCCCCACGGACAGGGCGTTCAGGAGTTCGCGCGCAGCCTGTGGCCCGTGCTCACCGGCCTGAGGGAGAGCATCCAGGCCATCCGGGCCGCCAACCCCCGGGCCGAGATCTGGCTCAACGACGGCGCCGACCGCTTCCGGGCCACCGCCCCGGAGCTGACGCCGCTCGCCGCCGAGCTGACCGAATGGCGGTACGTGGCCTTCGACGTCCTGTGTGGCCGCCTGGAGCCGCACACGGCGCTGTATGCGGCGCTGGCCGAGGTGGCAGGTCCAGGCGCCCTGGAGGCCGTGCTGGGCGAGCCGACGCCACCGGACGTGATCGGCCTCGATTACTACCCCGGCAGCGAACACGTGATCCTGCCGCCGGAGGCCCCTGCCCATCCGGGCGACTGGGGCCGGCGTGGGGACTACCACCTGTACCCCGACCCGCAGCCCCCCGGTCTGGCCCGGACGCTACTGGAGTACCACGCCCGCTACGGCCTGCCGCTGTACGTGGCGGAGACCAGCACGGACACGCAGCGTGAGGCCTGGCTGCGCTGGCTGGGCAGCGAGATCCTGAGTGCGCGGCGGCAGGGAGCGGCGGTGCTCGGAGCGACGTGGTGGCCGCTCTTCGACCACGTGGACTGGCACACCGGCCTGACCCGGCTGGAGGGTCAGGTGTGCCCCAGCGGCCTCTATCACCTCACGCCGGCGATCCACGACCGGCAGCCGGACCCGGTGCTGCCCTTCTTCCGCGAGTTCATCCGGCAGCCACTGGTTCCGGCCAGTGAACCCGCCCCGGTGCCGCAGGACGCGCTCCCCTTTCTCAGCCGCGCCGACGCTCCAAGGAGTTCGTCATGA
- a CDS encoding ester cyclase — protein sequence MSDQHLAQSLLERDMNAYADLLHDGYVNHTAYAAPGEAGSIAVFQRFPDAFQDLTVTVEAMYEDGETVIGRFRYRGTFTGPLMGHPPTGQAVEMHSIEIRRVCRGHLQEHWDALNTLDFSLHLGAASVVSTEVTA from the coding sequence ATGTCCGACCAGCACCTCGCCCAGTCCCTCCTCGAACGTGACATGAACGCCTACGCCGACCTGCTGCACGACGGGTACGTCAATCACACCGCCTACGCGGCGCCGGGCGAGGCGGGCAGTATCGCCGTGTTCCAGCGGTTCCCAGACGCCTTTCAGGACCTCACGGTCACAGTAGAGGCCATGTACGAGGACGGCGAGACCGTGATCGGCCGCTTCCGGTACCGCGGCACCTTCACCGGGCCCTTGATGGGCCACCCGCCAACGGGACAGGCGGTGGAAATGCACTCCATTGAGATCCGGCGGGTGTGCCGCGGGCACCTCCAGGAGCACTGGGACGCGCTGAACACCCTCGACTTCTCTCTCCACCTCGGGGCAGCGAGCGTGGTGTCCACGGAGGTGACGGCGTGA
- a CDS encoding carbohydrate ABC transporter permease yields MTDPLPATRLPTTPVPVTDTLGGRPLRRRGPRDLPRFALLLLLALLFLAPLYWMVSTSFKPEADTIAVPVQWIPAHPTIDNYREILTSPDGNILRWAWNSLFTSVAFTAAHLTVCVLAAYAFARLSFPGRDAWFWFVLSSMMVPGIVTLIPSYIMMIQLNWIDTFHALIWPGVAGAFGVFLLRQFFVGIPRELEEAARLDGANHLQVLWFVILPLSIPALATLAVFSFMASWNNYVWPLFVVHGDLQTLPVGINSFSSRYTTDYGKLMAGTAIAAVPVLVVYLLAQRYLEQGIAVTGLKE; encoded by the coding sequence ATGACCGATCCCCTGCCGGCCACCCGGCTGCCCACCACGCCGGTGCCCGTGACCGACACCCTGGGGGGCCGGCCGCTGCGGCGCCGGGGCCCCCGAGACCTGCCACGCTTCGCGCTGCTGCTGCTGCTGGCGCTGCTGTTCCTGGCCCCGCTGTACTGGATGGTGAGCACCAGCTTCAAACCGGAGGCCGACACCATTGCGGTGCCGGTGCAGTGGATTCCTGCGCATCCCACCATCGACAACTACCGCGAGATCCTGACGTCGCCGGACGGCAACATCCTGCGCTGGGCATGGAACTCGCTGTTCACGTCCGTGGCCTTCACCGCCGCGCACCTGACCGTGTGCGTGCTGGCCGCCTACGCCTTCGCGCGCCTGTCGTTCCCCGGCCGTGACGCGTGGTTCTGGTTCGTGCTGAGCTCGATGATGGTGCCGGGCATCGTCACCCTGATCCCCAGCTACATCATGATGATCCAGCTCAACTGGATCGACACCTTCCACGCCCTGATCTGGCCCGGCGTGGCCGGCGCCTTCGGGGTCTTCCTGCTGCGGCAGTTCTTCGTGGGCATACCCCGCGAACTCGAGGAGGCCGCGCGCCTCGACGGCGCCAACCACCTGCAGGTGCTGTGGTTCGTCATCCTGCCGCTCAGCATCCCGGCGCTGGCGACCCTGGCGGTGTTCTCGTTCATGGCGTCCTGGAACAACTACGTGTGGCCGCTGTTCGTCGTCCACGGCGACCTGCAGACGCTGCCCGTGGGCATCAACTCGTTCTCCAGCCGCTACACCACCGACTACGGCAAGCTGATGGCCGGCACCGCCATCGCCGCGGTGCCGGTGCTGGTGGTCTACCTGCTGGCCCAGCGGTACCTCGAGCAGGGGATCGCCGTGACCGGGCTCAAGGAATGA
- a CDS encoding MarR family winged helix-turn-helix transcriptional regulator — protein sequence MTVANDNEVAAPAQAGPLLRTVTRQFTELQQRNFACCDVQSATQCAILTTLEREGDQSLSALTRTLNLDKAWLSRSTDDLVEQGRLVKAPHPSDRRALLLRLTDAGHQAAQDLDLQLNAQSARVLARLPKADQATALRVLASLSAALQAELNGEEGCGC from the coding sequence ATGACCGTTGCCAATGACAACGAAGTCGCAGCGCCGGCGCAGGCAGGCCCGCTGCTTCGGACCGTGACGCGGCAGTTCACGGAACTCCAGCAGCGCAACTTCGCGTGCTGCGACGTCCAGTCCGCCACCCAGTGCGCCATCCTCACCACCCTGGAGCGCGAGGGCGACCAGTCCCTCAGCGCCCTGACCCGCACGCTGAACCTGGACAAGGCGTGGCTCAGCCGCAGCACCGACGACCTCGTGGAACAGGGCCGCTTGGTCAAGGCCCCCCACCCCAGTGACCGCCGTGCCCTCCTCCTGCGCCTGACGGACGCCGGGCACCAGGCCGCCCAGGATCTCGATTTGCAGCTCAACGCCCAGTCCGCCCGCGTGCTGGCCCGTCTTCCTAAGGCAGACCAGGCGACGGCCCTCCGGGTGCTGGCCAGCCTGAGCGCAGCCCTCCAGGCGGAGCTCAACGGCGAGGAGGGCTGCGGATGCTGA
- a CDS encoding MFS transporter, translating to MTQTADLQPPAPTRPPILFLLATAFLFSIGMSLVFPVLPFVVARYVPEVHQQASVIGALTAIFALLTFFSSPVLGALSDAYGRRPILMLSLFGSAIGYVIFGIGGSLWMLFLGRGIDGLTAGGLSALFGYVGDTTPEEERGKVFGQIGATIGAGFIIGPAIGGLLSHVSPSAPFYAAALVSMLNLLWGSFILPESLSPARRTRHFDAAHLNPLTQLKGALELPVVRRLVTVSVLFILPFSLMQVVLSIMARDTLAWGPGEVSTVFMVVGVCDIVAQGLLLPILLKRFGDRRVSQLGLSMGVVGMGLLAFVPATHVAALLYAGVILFASGEGIFNATLASLLSASAPAEAQGRVQGGAQGVQSLAQVAGPLIGGTLYSRVGGTPTFAAGAVVVAFALAVLTGSRTPSPERVAAIEG from the coding sequence ATGACCCAGACTGCCGACCTTCAGCCGCCTGCACCCACGCGTCCCCCCATCCTCTTCCTGCTTGCCACCGCCTTCCTGTTCTCCATCGGCATGTCGCTGGTGTTCCCCGTGCTGCCCTTCGTGGTGGCCAGGTATGTCCCGGAGGTCCACCAGCAGGCCAGCGTGATCGGCGCGCTGACCGCCATCTTCGCGCTGCTCACCTTCTTCTCCTCCCCGGTGCTCGGCGCCCTCAGCGACGCCTACGGGCGGCGGCCCATCCTGATGCTCTCGCTGTTCGGCTCGGCCATCGGCTACGTGATCTTCGGCATTGGTGGCAGCCTGTGGATGCTGTTCCTCGGCCGCGGCATCGACGGCCTGACCGCCGGTGGCCTGAGCGCGCTCTTCGGCTACGTGGGCGACACGACTCCCGAGGAGGAGCGCGGGAAGGTCTTCGGGCAGATCGGCGCGACCATCGGTGCGGGCTTCATCATCGGTCCGGCCATCGGCGGGCTGCTGTCGCACGTAAGCCCCAGTGCGCCGTTCTACGCGGCGGCGCTGGTCAGCATGCTGAACCTGCTGTGGGGCTCCTTCATCCTGCCCGAGAGCCTCAGCCCCGCGCGGCGCACCAGGCACTTCGACGCCGCGCACCTCAATCCCCTCACGCAGCTCAAGGGCGCCCTGGAACTGCCGGTCGTGCGCCGCCTGGTGACCGTGAGCGTGCTGTTCATCCTGCCGTTCTCGCTGATGCAGGTGGTGCTGTCGATCATGGCCCGCGACACCCTGGCCTGGGGGCCGGGAGAGGTCAGCACGGTGTTCATGGTGGTGGGTGTGTGCGACATCGTGGCGCAGGGGCTGCTGCTGCCCATCCTGCTCAAGCGATTCGGTGACCGGCGGGTGTCGCAGCTGGGCCTGTCGATGGGCGTGGTGGGCATGGGCCTGCTGGCCTTCGTACCGGCCACCCACGTGGCAGCGCTGCTGTACGCCGGCGTGATCCTGTTCGCCTCAGGCGAGGGCATCTTCAATGCCACGCTGGCGTCGCTGCTGTCGGCCTCGGCTCCTGCGGAAGCACAGGGGCGCGTGCAGGGCGGTGCCCAGGGCGTGCAGTCCCTGGCACAGGTGGCCGGGCCGCTGATCGGCGGCACCCTGTATTCACGGGTGGGCGGCACCCCGACCTTCGCCGCGGGCGCCGTGGTGGTGGCGTTCGCGCTGGCCGTCCTGACCGGCAGCCGCACGCCTAGTCCCGAACGTGTGGCCGCGATCGAGGGTTAG
- a CDS encoding glycosyltransferase family 4 protein, translating into MTGTVAAPRRIDFLIESMEALAGMERATATIATGLHDLGYRVRIVCLRGTRSAFPLPPGVTLTPLGFPAGTLRLRQETVPILRAVRRHVVADPPDVLVAVDSFLVPFTFPALLGTRVRRVAWEHFNLGTNLNMRSRALARPIAALISHDVLTLTLDDAGAWRAAFPWARARLHAMPNSLPTPRPTRNPYGVDGTSRRLVIAAGRLDGQKGFDRLMDAWALIEQDVPDWSLAVYGHGPDEDTLRAQMQRLGVQRVALHPPTANIHDVYARAGAYALSSRHEGLPMVLIESQAQGIPAVAFDCRTGPAEIIRGGGHLVPDGDVPAFASTLRTLLRDDATRAAMSDAAFEDAARYDAPLVLNRWAALLEGR; encoded by the coding sequence GTGACCGGCACGGTGGCCGCACCCCGCCGTATCGACTTCCTGATCGAGTCGATGGAGGCGCTTGCCGGCATGGAACGCGCGACGGCCACCATCGCCACGGGTCTGCACGATCTGGGGTATCGCGTGCGGATCGTGTGTCTGCGTGGAACGCGCAGCGCATTCCCGCTTCCGCCCGGCGTGACCCTCACGCCACTCGGCTTTCCAGCCGGCACGCTGCGGCTGCGCCAGGAAACGGTGCCCATTCTGCGAGCGGTGCGCCGCCACGTGGTGGCCGATCCACCAGACGTCCTCGTGGCAGTGGACTCGTTCCTGGTGCCGTTCACGTTCCCGGCCCTGTTGGGAACGCGTGTGCGGCGCGTCGCATGGGAGCACTTCAACCTCGGCACCAACCTGAACATGCGCTCCAGGGCGCTCGCCCGGCCCATCGCCGCGTTGATCAGCCACGATGTCCTCACCCTGACGCTCGACGATGCCGGCGCGTGGCGCGCCGCGTTCCCCTGGGCCAGGGCTCGCCTTCACGCCATGCCCAATTCGCTCCCCACGCCCCGGCCAACCCGCAACCCCTACGGCGTGGACGGCACGTCCCGCCGGCTCGTGATCGCGGCCGGCCGGTTGGACGGCCAGAAAGGATTTGACCGGCTGATGGATGCGTGGGCGCTTATCGAGCAGGACGTGCCGGACTGGTCGCTGGCCGTGTACGGTCACGGCCCCGATGAAGACACCCTGCGCGCGCAGATGCAGCGTTTGGGCGTCCAGAGGGTCGCGCTGCATCCCCCGACGGCGAATATTCACGACGTGTACGCTCGGGCCGGTGCCTACGCCCTGAGTTCCCGGCACGAAGGACTGCCGATGGTCCTCATCGAGAGTCAGGCACAGGGCATTCCGGCTGTCGCCTTCGACTGCCGGACCGGGCCAGCTGAGATCATCCGCGGCGGCGGTCACCTTGTGCCGGACGGTGACGTGCCGGCGTTTGCAAGCACCCTGCGCACCTTGCTGCGGGACGACGCCACGCGCGCGGCGATGAGTGACGCGGCGTTTGAGGACGCCGCCCGGTACGACGCGCCGCTGGTGCTGAACCGCTGGGCTGCTCTACTGGAAGGCCGATGA
- a CDS encoding glycoside hydrolase family 43 protein, protein MTWTARCVLVLGLCVTALAGFNARAGGGGPPMTTTYTNPVLDDNVPDPFVLKVGSWYYAYVTNGNGGDVPVHRSRDLVHWSYVGDALASQPRWARGGLTWAPEVMAFGPNRFVLYYTTRDVLSERQCVGAAVARSPEGPFTDASERPLVCQADLGGSIDASPFQDKDGQRYLLWKNDGNCCNLSTGIYLQKLSADGLALVGKETLLISNGALWEGAVIEAPTLHYSDGFYYLLYSGASYDNETYAVGYATSRALTGPYTKAPEPLVVTSGRVVGPGHQSVVQDGAGQTWLVYHAWTLGAVGDANGGQRSMRLDRVGFKNGRVIFGGVTLTPQPAPTP, encoded by the coding sequence ATGACCTGGACCGCCCGATGTGTTCTCGTTCTCGGCCTGTGCGTGACCGCGCTGGCCGGCTTCAATGCCCGCGCCGGTGGAGGGGGCCCTCCCATGACCACGACGTACACCAATCCCGTCCTCGACGACAATGTCCCCGATCCCTTCGTGCTCAAGGTGGGGAGCTGGTACTACGCCTACGTGACCAATGGCAATGGCGGCGACGTGCCGGTGCACCGCTCACGCGACCTGGTGCACTGGTCGTATGTGGGCGACGCGCTCGCCAGTCAACCGCGCTGGGCCCGCGGCGGTCTGACGTGGGCGCCGGAAGTTATGGCCTTCGGTCCGAACCGCTTCGTCCTGTACTACACGACCCGCGACGTCCTGAGTGAGCGGCAGTGCGTGGGCGCCGCGGTGGCCCGCAGCCCCGAGGGCCCCTTCACCGACGCCAGCGAGCGGCCCCTGGTCTGCCAGGCGGACCTGGGCGGCAGCATCGACGCCAGCCCCTTCCAGGACAAAGACGGCCAGCGGTACCTGCTGTGGAAGAACGACGGTAACTGCTGCAACCTCAGCACCGGCATCTATCTGCAGAAGCTCAGCGCGGACGGCCTCGCCCTGGTCGGCAAGGAAACGCTGCTGATCAGCAACGGCGCGCTGTGGGAGGGAGCAGTGATCGAGGCGCCGACCCTGCATTACTCGGACGGCTTCTACTACCTGCTGTACTCCGGGGCCAGCTACGACAACGAGACCTACGCGGTGGGCTACGCCACGTCCAGGGCCCTGACCGGGCCGTACACCAAGGCGCCCGAACCGCTGGTGGTCACCAGCGGCCGGGTGGTCGGGCCAGGCCACCAGTCGGTGGTCCAGGACGGCGCGGGGCAGACCTGGCTGGTGTACCACGCGTGGACGCTCGGCGCGGTGGGTGACGCCAACGGTGGACAGCGCAGCATGCGCCTCGACCGGGTGGGA
- a CDS encoding ABC transporter substrate-binding protein, whose translation MKRTVSLTLLLATGTSLAAYSGPKVQLTYLHGFTGPDRPIMEKLITQFNASHPNIQVKGQAQPWGTTWQQLGPLVASGRAADIVAINEDQVTGFIARGALTPLTPTELSAAGIDKARFYGPLWATADYKGMSYGVPVHSVALAMYYNKDLLAKAGVTKVPTNRSEYLAAAQKCTVDKAGKHPGDAGFDAKNLNTWAAGVVNGWMGGTIAYSVSRQNGADLVDKEQNAAFTSPGAQEALQFLVDQVQKYHVSPANATEQSEIAAFRQGKACFNFNGVWMLEQYKGQTGLNFGVTPVPQLGTKMNAAWGGSSHLTLPRQRANYDKNKRAAALEFIAWMTQPAQNLTWTAAGGLPTQPVVAKDKSYDNNPVSGLFEGLPNVYATSGYPWVGQVRGAWDGAVEAAVLGKKSVTQALSDAQKEAAKQIEQARKTIK comes from the coding sequence ATGAAGCGCACCGTTAGCCTGACCCTGCTCCTCGCCACCGGCACGTCCCTGGCCGCCTACAGCGGCCCGAAGGTGCAGCTGACGTATCTTCACGGCTTCACCGGCCCGGACCGGCCGATCATGGAAAAGCTCATCACCCAGTTCAACGCGTCCCACCCGAACATCCAGGTCAAGGGGCAGGCCCAGCCGTGGGGCACCACGTGGCAACAACTGGGGCCCCTGGTCGCTTCGGGACGTGCGGCGGACATCGTCGCCATCAACGAGGATCAGGTCACCGGCTTCATCGCGCGTGGCGCCCTGACGCCCCTGACGCCCACCGAGCTGAGCGCCGCCGGCATCGACAAGGCGCGGTTCTATGGGCCGCTGTGGGCCACCGCCGACTACAAGGGCATGTCCTACGGCGTTCCCGTGCACTCGGTGGCGCTGGCGATGTATTACAACAAGGACCTGCTCGCCAAGGCTGGCGTGACCAAGGTGCCCACCAACCGCAGTGAGTACCTCGCGGCGGCGCAGAAGTGCACGGTGGACAAGGCGGGCAAACACCCGGGCGACGCCGGCTTCGACGCCAAGAACCTGAACACCTGGGCCGCCGGAGTCGTGAACGGCTGGATGGGCGGCACCATCGCGTACTCGGTGTCGCGCCAGAACGGGGCCGACCTCGTGGACAAGGAGCAGAACGCGGCCTTCACCAGCCCAGGGGCCCAGGAAGCCCTGCAGTTCCTGGTCGATCAGGTGCAGAAGTACCACGTGTCCCCCGCGAACGCCACCGAGCAGAGCGAGATCGCGGCCTTCCGCCAGGGCAAGGCCTGTTTCAACTTCAACGGCGTGTGGATGCTCGAGCAGTACAAGGGGCAGACCGGCCTGAACTTCGGGGTCACGCCGGTGCCGCAGCTGGGCACCAAGATGAACGCCGCGTGGGGCGGCTCCAGCCACCTGACCCTGCCCCGGCAGCGGGCGAACTACGACAAGAACAAGCGCGCGGCAGCGCTGGAATTCATTGCCTGGATGACGCAGCCCGCGCAGAACCTGACGTGGACGGCGGCGGGCGGCCTGCCCACCCAGCCGGTGGTGGCCAAGGACAAGAGCTACGACAACAACCCCGTCTCCGGCCTCTTCGAGGGGCTGCCCAACGTCTACGCGACCAGTGGCTACCCGTGGGTCGGCCAGGTGCGCGGCGCGTGGGACGGCGCGGTCGAGGCCGCGGTGCTCGGGAAGAAGTCGGTGACCCAGGCCCTGAGCGACGCGCAGAAGGAAGCCGCCAAGCAGATCGAACAGGCCCGCAAGACCATCAAGTAA